The proteins below come from a single Stomoxys calcitrans chromosome 1, idStoCalc2.1, whole genome shotgun sequence genomic window:
- the LOC106090074 gene encoding arginine-glutamic acid dipeptide repeats protein isoform X14 — translation MADGDLLMFLRAARSMAAFQGKYPPEEILKRMCDGGLEEGIVAATRDDTTINAHDVLHDNGYDPGKALQALVKAPLTKSIEKKWCEDEIKKFIKGLRQFGKNFFRIQKDLLPHKETPELVEFYYLWKKTPSANSNRPHRRRRQSALRRNRVTRASNTPPKKEDTPEPQSATSASTTTTTTATTTASTATSDKGRASPVVTKEETSSLTEDDVSECDSDSSLTHKRDESPSRMRTRNKQQTAPGTAAKCDQTQVTQPQPTANGKRPKRGSDTPDNVAASAAAAAVGGGSVDSPKTPTKPASEGAAAANKRKTGRQETPNKKKRNDTEGSVTGGSNTDNQDESTDNITTAPVAVSISKDKRKRAESPVESTNSDSRSDSAMDDGESTNTDSAEQQSKDSKESTSSKEESSSGNSELDSAKSDKNVIQKTEAKISEIDIKDKIKNVDEETNIQAPSSMPQNTAMVITDNSLKDIKASKEDPLAIPPTKPIAIVNPPPPPIPPLKVPTVEALNASVDRKEVGKLDMMDTDMPKDMLKKLANMKQEISTPPQTQPPPPPAQTIMPEVVYFKKEPKDAVIDAVCNQNSNEPQDLKVKIEVKSEDIKPPLLGGLPPSSQGQAPMSLTTKRMDGSDVAQHQPPPPPPSHLAHSLVAGPPPGYIVEGGHLKFAAPPPQANQPPPSSSLPSDNNSMPPAAGPPTSVPHPQQPKYPADVEHKFPDSIKYEPGKFVPQDLKYPPQAMDSIKYSQEMQAAAAAAAAAGKFDMKFMIDQHTGKFPGDLSSPHGPPSAGKTYSGSNDGPGKVQELKSGYPPPNLGPPPVSSASTPNDNPPTHKFMGGPQEPSPPTHGQPPGATPPPGIAMPKPHYEHQVQHPMARPPFESAAGLMMKYGDPMVGKYGPQDLKFPPLQGPPTDMSTGGMKPSPYGENLVKPLPYSGPLEVGLKYPPSESPIDASARSTPGQDSQSSNSSSLPSNQQQFQSPHPSPHMPSPAGGGLPPGMHPQNLISPHSGPLSIQASHQSQVPSGAPPGSTPSGPAPQGLIHHPTPTSVSSGNGPQGLHHPSHLPPSSGPPTSASGGPTHSISSIAPSAMHPQHLPPGHLPQLHRPHAELPPGAGGMHPHAPIPLSLQNHDPRNGPPLSLSSHGLGPHSQPQQQISSGTVRTPSPAQPPQRLGLHEERAGASTAPSSQARDPPTSQASSGPPQQSPHTHRTSPLPGLSSNVPPGLIGHPMPIHPHLAHLPPGHPAHAGHHMLPHSLAGLGPGAGPLALLAGPPSLNSLPESGLSRRTPPSSHMPSSQQPPISSASGPLPPHGSNPPVSATTSMSTTNTVPSSAFSRASPSVSSNSGPGGPSSLSGPPHNSGSNSGTPSGLNSSAGGAHRSSSPASSVGSLSRQSPLHPVPQSPLSHHPSSSALSAAAAAVAERDRHALLRQQSPHMTPPPVSSASALMASPLSKMYGPQSGQRGLGASPPPHLRPGASPPVIRHPQMPLPLPLIPAGAGMPPIGVHPGQSPYPHPLLHPSMFYSPHHHSPFNSPYGYGPYGPGFPAYIKPPGAGGSLEQAVMAAAHHPGLQGPPPTRPDDPALAAAVEKQKQQQLQHQHMQQQHLQQQHQHQQQQQQQHQQQQQQQQQQQQQQQQQQQQHHQQQQQQQQQQQQQQQQHQQQQQQQQQNKPPTPKTQQGSNNGSGNNGPPNQGQPPAPTALPPAGYPGSHIPGYPPPPHVSPFQEVGKPPHMLQPTSHMDALRAHAHSASSGLVGPPQPHHHPTEPLPIEIEPDPEPEIPSPTHNIPRGPSPEAKPDDTECHRSQSAIFVRHIDRGDYNSCTRTDLIFKPVADSKLARKREDRDRKLAEKERERRQQQQMQQQQQQQQAVAAQQAAQQAKLKAELKPPYTDTPALRQLSEYARPHVGFSPVEQMVPYHHPMGPMYSRERELEELKNAQAAAAAGQSRLDPHWMEYYRRGIHPSQFPLYPNPAAISQMERERLGIPPHHVALDPSEHMIRLTREYHAHAHSHTHLHLPLPPQPQPPEAGFQLPPNVGQFPRPNMLMPREPHSDVLLRMSYADQLQYLQAAEFQRQSLHDQYFRNQLR, via the exons ATGGCAGATGGAGATCTTCTAATGTTCTTGCGTGCAGCTCGTTCAATGGCTGCATTTCAAGGTAAATATCCACCGGaagaaatactaaaaa GAATGTGTGATGGAGGATTAGAGGAAGGCATTGTTGCAGCTACACGTGACGACACAACAATTAATGCACATGACGTT TTACACGATAATGGTTATGATCCTGGTAAAGCACTTCAAGCACTTGTAAAAGCCCCATTAACAAAAAGCATCGAAAAGAAGTGGTGCGAAGACGAAATTAAGAAATTCATTAAAGGTCTCAGACAATttggaaagaatttttttagaatCCAAAAGGATTTATTGCCTCACAAAGAGACGCCGGAATTAGTCGAGTTCTACTATTTGTGGAAGAAGACACCGAGCGCAAACAGCAATCGCCCGCATCGTAGACGACGCCAAAGTGCTTTGCGTCGCAATCGTGTTACACGGGCAAGTAATACGCCTCCGAAGAAGGAGGACACACCCGAACCGCAATCTGCTACGTCTGCCTCGACAACGACGACAACGACGGCGACGACGACGGCGTCGACGGCGACCTCAGACAAGGGTCGCGCTTCGCCAGTTGTCACTAAGGAGGAGACGAGTTCTCTGACTGAAGACGACGTGAGCGAGTGCGACAGTGATTCTagtttgacccataaaagggaTGAGTCACCGTCTAGAATGAGGACGAgaaataagcaacaaacagcACCGGGCACTGCGGCGAAGTGTGATCAGACGCAGGTCACACAGCCGCAACCAACAGCTAATGGAAAACGGCCGAAACGTGGATCCGATACGCCTGACAATGTTGCGGCAAGTGCTGCTGCAGCGGCTGTAGGAGGAGGATCGGTCGATAGTCCCAAAACACCAACAAAACCGGCATCGGAGGGTGCGGCGGCGGCAAACAAACGGAAGACCGGCCGACAAGAAACACCCAATAAAAAGAAACGTAACGATACGGAGGGCTCCGTCACTGGTGGTTCCAACACTGACAACCAGGATGAGTCAACCGATAATATCACGACTGCTCCTGTTGCCGTTTCTATATCAAAAGACAAACGAAAGCGGGCCGAGAGTCCAGTCGAGAGCACAAATTCGGATAGTCGATCTGATTCGGCCATGGACGATGGTGAATCGACCAATACCGACTCAGCCGAGCAGCAATCGAAGGACAGCAAAGAGAGCACTTCGAGTAAAGAGGAGAGCAGTAGTGGAAATAGTGAACTTGATTCGGCCAAGAGTGATAAGAATGTGATCCAGAAAACCGAAGCAAAGATTTCCGAAATCGACATTAAGgataaaatcaaaaatgttgACGAAGAAACGAACATACAAGCACCATCCTCAATGCCGCAAAACACTGCGATGGTCATCACCGATAACAGTCTCAAAGACATTAAAGCATCCAAAGAAGATCCCCTCGCTATTCCACCTACGAAGCCAATTGCCATTGTTAACCCGCCACCGCCACCAATTCCACCGCTGAAAGTACCCACTGTTGAGGCGCTCAATGCATCTGTCGACCGAAAGGAAGTTGGCAAATTGGACATGATGGACACCGACATGCCAAAGGATATGTTAAAGAAACTTGCCAATATGAAGCAGGAAATCTCAACACCTCCACAGACGCAACCGCCACCGCCACCAGCACAAACGATAATGCCCGAAGTTGTTTACTTCAAGAAAGAACCAAAGGACGCTGTTATTGACGCTGTTTGCAATCAGAATAGTAACGAGCCTCAAGATCTCAAAGTGAAAATTGAGGTAAAAAGTGAAGACATTAAGCCTCCTCTACTAGGAGGTCTGCCACCTTCGTCACAGGGACAAGCTCCAATGTCTTTGACTACGAAACGAATGGATGGATCAGATGTAGCACAACAtcagccaccaccaccaccacccagTCATTTGGCACATTCTCTTGTTGCTGGACCTCCGCCCGGTTATATCGTTGAAGGGGGTCATCTCAAGTTTGCTGCACCTCCACCTCAAGCTAATCAACCGCCGCCATCTTCATCCCTGCCCAGTGACAACAATTCAATGCCTCCCGCTGCTGGACCACCAACATCGGTACCTCATCCGCAACAACCAAAATATCCTGCTGATGTAGAGCACAAGTTTCCAGACAGTATTAAATACGAGCCTGGAAAATTTGTACCTCAGGATCTCAAGTATCCTCCGCAAGCAATGGATTCTATTAAATATAGTCAAGAGATGCAGGCAgctgcagcagcagcggcagctGCTGGAAAATTCGATATGAAATTTATGATTGATCAGCACACTGGGAAATTTCCAGGTGATTTGTCCTCACCACATGGCCCCCCATCTGCGGGTAAGACCTATAGTGGCAGCAACGATGGCCCAGGGAAAGTGCAAGAGCTTAAAAGTGGCTATCCTCCCCCTAATCTAGGCCCACCTCCAGTGAGTAGTGCTTCTACACCCAACGATAATCCTCCAACACATAAATTTATGGGAGGTCCCCAAGAGCCTTCGCCTCCAACGCATGGTCAGCCGCCAGGGGCAACACCGCCACCGGGTATAGCTATGCCAAAGCCACATTACGAACATCAGGTGCAGCATCCCATGGCACGACCACCATTTGAATCAGCAGCTGGCCTCATGATGAAATATGGTGATCCAATGGTAGGAAAGTATGgtcctcaagaccttaaatttccGCCACTTCAAGGCCCGCCCACAGACATGAGCACAGGTGGCATGAAACCATCTCCATATGGAGAAAATCTCGTGAAGCCATTACCGTATAGCGGACCACTTGAGGTGGGACTGAAATATCCTCCTTCGGAGAGCCCTATAGACGCATCTGCGCGCTCCACTCCTGGACAGGATAGTCAAAGCAGTAATAGCAGTTCTTTGCCTTCCAACCAGCAACAGTTTCAGTCGCCTCATCCCTCACCACATATGCCGTCGCCAGCTGGTGGCGGTCTTCCGCCTGGAATGCATCCGCAAAATTTAATCTCTCCACATAGTGGTCCTCTGTCTATACAGGCGTCTCACCAAAGTCAGGTGCCTAGTGGTGCTCCGCCAGGATCAACGCCAAGTGGACCAGCTCCACAAGGGTTAATTCACCATCCGACTCCTACATCTGTGTCTAGCGGGAACGGTCCTCAAGGTTTGCATCATCCCAGTCATCTTCCTCCCTCTTCTGGCCCTCCGACATCGGCCAGTGGAGGGCCTACGCATAGTATATCATCCATTGCTCCCTCTGCAATGCACCCTCAACATTTACCGCCCGGACATTTGCCACAACTACACAGGCCGCATGCAGAACTACCGCCTGGTGCTGGAGGAATGCATCCGCACGCACCTATACCGCTGTCTTTGCAAAACCATGATCCTCGAAATGGACCGCCATTGTCATTATCAAGCCATGGCTTGGGTCCCCATAGTCAGCCGCAGCAACAAATTTCGTCGGGCACTGTACGAACTCCATCACCAGCACAACCTCCTCAGAGATTAGGGCTGCACGAAGAGAGAGCCGGGGCGTCAACTGCTCCCTCCTCACAAGCACGCGACCCACCAACGTCGCAGGCATCGTCGGGTCCGCCACAGCAATCTCCACACACACATCGTACATCGCCACTGCCGGGACTGTCTAGCAATGTGCCACCTGGGCTTATTGGTCATCCGATGCCAATTCACCCTCATTTGGCGCATTTGCCGCCAGGTCATCCGGCACATGCTGGCCATCACATGCTTCCACATTCTCTTGCTGGCTTAGGACCGGGTGCGGGTCCATTAGCATTGTTGGCTGGACCACCATCACTTAATAGTTTGCCTGAGTCAGGTCTTAGTCGTAGAACACCACCATCTTCACATATGCCGTCGTCGCAACAACCACCAATTTCCTCTGCAAGTGGTCCATTGCCTCCGCATGGTTCAAATCCTCCCGTCTCAGCAACTACCTCTATGTCGACTACCAACACGGTTCCTTCGTCGGCGTTTAGTCGAGCCAGTCCAAGTGTGTCCAGCAACTCGGGTCCTGGCGGTCCGAGTTCACTTAGTGGCCCTCCACATAACAGCGGAAGTAATTCGGGAACCCCCAGCGGGTTGAACTCATCTGCCGGTGGCGCACATCGTTCTTCTTCGCCGGCGTCTAGTGTGGGCAGTCTCAGCCGACAGAGCCCATTGCACCCTGTGCCGCAATCACCACTTAGCCATCATCCGTCGTCATCTGCActttcagcagcagcagcagcggtgGCAGAACGTGATAGGCACGCATTGCTGAGACAGCAGTCGCCACACATGACCCCACCGCCTGTGTCGAGTGCTTCCGCTCTAATGGCGAGTCCTCTTAGTAAAATGTATGGGCCACAATCCGGACAGCGAGGCCTAGGGGCATCACCGCCGCCTCATCTGCGACCTGGTGCATCTCCGCCTGTGATACGCCATCCACAAATGCCACTGCCGTTGCCACTTATACCTGCTGGAGCTGGAATGCCACCAATCGGTGTTCATCCGGGGCAATCACCATACCCACACCCGCTTTTACATCCATCTATGTTTTACTCACCACATCATCACAGCCCGTTCAACTCGCCTTATGGTTACGGCCCGTATGGACCGGGTTTCCCTGCGTACATTAAGCCTCCCGGAGCTGGTGGATCTCTGGAGCAAGCGGTAATGGCAGCTGCTCATCATCCAGGCTTACAAGGTCCACCTCCAACTCGGCCGGATGATCCGGCCTTAGCGGCAGCAGttgagaaacaaaaacaacagcaattgCAACATCAGCATATGCAGCAACAGCATCTTCAGcagcaacatcaacatcaacaacagcaacagcagcaacaccaacaacaacaacaacaacagcagcagcagcaacaacaacaacaacagcagcagcagcagcaccaccaacagcaacaacaacagcagcaacaacagcaacaacagcaacagcaacatcagcagcagcaacaacaacagcagcaaaacAAACCGCCAACACCAAAGACGCAACAGGGGAGCAATAACGGCAGCGGCAACAATGGCCCACCCAACCAAGGCCAGCCACCCGCGCCTACTGCTCTACCACCTGCAGGGTATCCAGGTTCTCATATTCCCGGTTATCCACCCCCGCCACATGTATCTCCCTTTCAAGAAGTTGGCAAACCACCACATATGCTGCAGCCCACATCGCACATGGATGCTCTACGAGCTCATGCTCATTCGGCTAGTTCTGGCTTAGTTGGGCCACCGCAACCACATCATCATCCCACAGAGCCCC TACCCATTGAGATTGAGCCCGATCCAGAGCCAGAGATACCTAGTCCAACACACAATATACCACGTGGTCCTAGTCCTGAAGCCAAACCAGATGACACCGAATGTCATCGGTCCCAATCCGCTAT ATTTGTTCGCCATATTGATCGCGGTGATTATAACTCTTGTACAAGAACTGATTTAATATTTAAGCCAGTAGCCGATTCAAAATTGGCCCGTAAACGCGAAGATCGTGATCGCAAGTTGGCCGAAAAAGAAAGAGAAAGACGGCAG CAGCAACAaatgcagcaacaacaacaacagcagcaagctGTTGCTGCCCAACAAGCAGCGCAACAGGCGAAACTAAAAGCTGAGCTTAAACCCCCGTATACCGACACACCAGCCCTGCGACAACTATCCGAATATGCACGACCACACGTTGGTTTCAG CCCTGTTGAACAGATGGTACCCTATCATCATCCAATGGGGCCCATGTATAGTAGAGAAAG aGAATTGGAAGAGCTTAAAAACGCACAAGCCGCTGCTGCTGCAGGTCAATCGCGTTTGGATCCACATTGGATGGAGTATTACAGGCG tgGTATTCATCCCTCACAGTTTCCTTTATATCCTAATCCAGCGGCAATATCACAAATGGAAAGAGAGCGTTTGGGTATACCACCCCATCATGTTGCCCTTGATCCCAGTGAACACATG ATACGATTGACGAGAGAATATCATGCACATGCGCATTCTCATACTCATTTACATTTGCCTTTGCCCCCACAGCCGCAACCGCCAGAGGCCGGATTTCAACTACCAC